The DNA sequence GAATCCTGCGCTGGAGACGACGCTCTCCGCAGTGATCTGTTTCGGCCCCAAGAACGGTTTCTCGCCCAAGCCGGTCCTCGGTCCTACAGACACAAAGACAATGTCCTTGTCAGCAATCACGAAGGGCGTGTTTGACGCCAGCGCTTTCAAGTACGTTCAAGATCGTCCGGCGATTGAGTCTGATCTCTGGGTCCGCCCTAATGACATACTGCTGCAGCGTGCGAACACGATCGAATACGTTGGGGTATCAGCCGTATACACTGGCGAACATGGAGACTTTATTTACCCAGACCTAATCATGCGGATCACGCCTAACCCTGATGTGGACAGCCATTTTCTTCACCTTGCATTATCGTGCACTAGGGCTCGAACACATATGAGAGAACGGGCTAGCGGCACGTCAGGCACAATGCCAAAAATCAATCAGGCGACGGTCCGCTCGATACCTGTACGCCTGCCGTCATTGCTGCAGCAGCGCCGAGTGGTTGCCGCAGTCAGCGATATCATGGCACTTTGCGCGAACGTCGAGCAGAAAATGGAGGAGAGGACCAGAGACGGGCTGGCGCTGCTAGCGGCTTGGGCGAGTAATGGCGGCCCGGGTGACTATCCCGGCGGCACAGATAGCGCTCGTTGGACGGGAGAGGAAAGCTCGGCAATCGATGGTCTAATCGAGCCGAGAGGAGAGACTACGCCAAGCTCTGTTGAAGGCAGCACTTCAAGGCGTCCGCTCGACTTAAGCCTCAAGCACGACGATGACAGAATTTTTGAGGCCGTCCTCGTTTCCGCCGTAGTTGGTGCATTTTTTGATCGATCTGCTGAACCGGTTGGAAATTTCCGTCTTCAGAAAGCGGTTTATTTTGCGCGGCGCCGGATCGGGGACAGCCGGGTCAGCAGTGACTACCTTCGAATGGCTGCTGGTCCTTACAATCCAAAGATGCGCTATTCCGGCGGAATCGCAGTCGCCAAGTCGCAAGGCTGGATCCGAGAAGCGAGAGGCCGATTTGGATTCGGCCATATCAAAGGTGTTAACGCCGATTATGCGAGGGCCGATCGCAAGCTGCAAGCCATTGCCATATGGGTCCGTGACACGTTTGCACTGCGAAAAAATGAAGAATGGGAGCGCTTGGCGACGGTTGATTATGCCGTATGTGCCTTGGGTCACGAGGCTCAGCCGGTCACGCCGAAACGCGTTCTCGCATACATCAGTGATCTTGAGGTCTGGCGCCACAAGGTTGCCAAGTTGGGGTTAACCGAGTTCAGCGTTCAGTCGGCGATGCTCGAACTAAGTCAGTTATTTCCCATCGATGAGAAGGCATCGGTGCGTGTTGACGGGTAAATGGTGTGCAGATGACGATCATGCGGCCTATGACCATCGCAAGATGTTTAATGCTTGGCTTGACAGCGACGACGACGAGGCAAACGACCTCCTGAAGGCGCTGGGCATCGGAAAAGTTGTGGCTCCCAGCAAAGCATTGTTTGCGGGGGATCGCGTCGCATACGGTGAGGAACTTGAGCGCTTTCAGACGCGTAGGTTGGAGTTCGCGCTCGGCTACGGACGCTTAGATGATCACTGGTTTGGAAAAAACCGAGCACACTTTAACGCCCTGCTAGAGCCACTGAAAGTGCAGCACGTAGTGCCCTTCGTCGGGGCAGGAATCTCGTGCGCCGCATCCTTGCCGACATGGACCGCCCACATTTTGCACCAAGCCAAAAGTGCAGGATTTGACGTAACTGTCGTTCTGAGCCGACTGAAAAGAGGTGAGTATGAGGTAATTATAGATGAAATTATTGCATCAAGAGGCCGGGGCCTTTTTCTACAAGAAATGCGTGATGCCTTTGATCACGACGTCACTGACTTCAGTCTTGCCTCAATGGTTGTTCAATTAACCAAAAGCGTTATAGTTACCACTAACTATGATCGTGTCTTAGAGCAAGCATTGCGTTCATTAGGGGAACATTTTCCAGAAATAGTAACTGCTACGGAAGATAACGCCAGAATCATTCGAGCTCAATCAAATGGGCAGCGGGCTCTACTCAAAATTCACGGAGATATTCGCTCGCCGGCTAGTTATATTTTAAGCGGCGCTCAATATGACGATTGCTACGGCGCAGGGGTACCAGACATGAAGCTGGCACTTCCACGGAAGCTTAGACACGTGTTTGAACACGGATCACTCCTCTTCCTTGGCTGCAGACTTGTTGAAGATCGAACCATCAGCGTTTTTGAAAACCTCGTGATGGAGGCCGGCCTCGCGAACGTGCCCCGCCACTTTGCCGTCCTTGAGGCCCCGGCATCGGACGCCGATCTGGTAGCCCGGAACTCTCGCCTAGCTGGACTGAGCATAGACGCCATTTGGTATCCTGAAGGGGCTCATGAGTATGTGCGGCTAATATTAGCAGAGCTACTCGAGCAGCTCAGATCACCAGCTTAATGATGCAAAGCCCCTGAGATTCGTAAGTCTTTGCAGTGCATTTCTGAAGCATGCGTGACCGTCGTAGCCGGAGGCCGCGAGGACTCAACGCTTGGGCGGTCCAACACTTTCGGCTGTCACAGGTGGCTGGTATTCATCCGCCGAAGGCCGTAGTGTCGTCCAGGAGCAGGCCCGTTCTTAAGAGAGCTCGTATGAGCGCACAAGGAAGCGGACGGTGGGCCAGATCACAGTGTTTTCGGGGCCGGAGCTCCGGCGGCGTTGCAACGGCGAACAGCGGCTGCAGATCCTGACAGAGGCGTTCGCGCCCCAGGCTTGCCCGACCGAGGTGGCGCGGCGGCACGAGATCTCGACGGGGCAGCTTTACACTTGGCGCAACAAGCTTGCGGTTGAAGCGGCGCCCGGCTGACAGGAACCCGTGCCTCGCGGACAGAACCAGAATTTCGACCCAGTCCTTGGTGCTGCGATCGCAAACTGAGGTGGCGTGACACGCAGCCAATCGTCCCTGTCTGCAATGCTGGTGGCAGCATTAAGACCGCGCGCACAGCCGGCGCTGTCTGCCCCCAGCGTAGCCAGACCAACAGTGCAACCTATGTGCTTCCTTTTTCGGAACAGAACGGGAAAATAAGCGGATCGGCGACCCAGCGTTCCGACCCACAAAAGCAGTGCGCTTCGCGCTACCCGCTTGAAAGCAGTCCCATTTTCGGGCAAGTAAACGGCGGCAAACGAGCGCTGGAATCCGACCAATTCACGGTCACACCTTACGCACCACACGCGGCAACCGTCTGCCGCTCGGACCTTGTCCTTAACGTGTCGCCAGGATGGCCAGCGTTGCCACAGAGGTCAGCAGCGATGCGACGATTCCGGTGATGTCGCGCGCCAGGTCGAGTTTGTAGAGCGGGTCGATGTCCTTCGGGATGATGATGGTCGAACCCGGCGGGATCACCGTGCCGCCGGTGCGGCTCCAGCCGCCCGATGCGATCGGGGTTGCCGTGCCGTCGGGCAGCACCACGAAAATGCGGCGGCGGTCGGCGGTCGATTGCAGGCCGCCGGTTTCGCGCAAATAGCTCACCAGCGGCTTGTCGGCGGCGAACTGCAACGCGCCCGGGTTGGCGACGTCGCCGAGCGCGAGCACGAAGCTGGGGCGTTTCGGCACGACGATCGCGTCACCGCTTTCCAGCACGGTGTCGAGGTCCGGCCGGCGCGCCAGCACGCGCGGGTCGGCTTCCACCACCACCCGGCCGGGGGATTCGACCGTTGCCAGCTGGGCGATCAGTCGCTGCCCGGCGATGACCGCGTCTCCCGTGGTTTCCTTGCGCGATGATACCGCCAGCAGTGCCGTCGTCAGCTCGCGGCTGGTGCGGCGCAGGCCTTCCTGCTGAAGCTCCTTGACCGATCGGCGCGTGAACACCGTGCCATAGGGATAGGCATAGGGCGACATGCCGCCGGCGCGCTCGATCAGCTGCGACAGCGTTTCGCCGCGCCGGATGGCATAAAGGCCGGGGCGGTTGACTTCACCGGTCAACTGGACGCCGCCGGGTTCGAACTGCGCCTGTGCAGCGTTGAAGCGGATATCGTCGCCGGCGCTGACGGTGATCGCGGCCATCGCCATCGGGTCGGCGCTGACCGGCACGCGCGTCGATGGCCCGCCCGCTGCCGAGGCGCGGTTGACGTCGAGCGTCAGCCCGCTGCTGTTGGTCAGCAACCCTTCGGCGACGCCGGCGACATCGCTGGCGCTGACCGTGCCGGCGACCGGATAGGCTCCCGGACGGCGCACCGCGCCGCCCACGGCGATGGCATGTTCGATCAGCACCGGCAGTAGGTCGGGTTCTTCCTCGAACACGATCGGGCAGGTTGCATCCTCGCGCGCGTCGCGCACCCGCTGGCGCGCTTCGAAATTCTCGCCGCGGCTGAAGGCGAGCCGGTTGCTGGCCAGTTCGGTGTCGCGCCGACGCTGCTCGGCTTCGGCCGCCTCGGCATCGAGCCGCGCCTGGTCCACCGGACGTTCGGTGACAGGCGGCTGATATTGTTCACTCGCCAGCCGCGGCTGCGCTTGTCCATCGGGCTGGCGCAGCGTGCCGTCGGGGTTCCGGTCCTGGTTGCGATCGCGGGTGGCGGGGTCGACGACAAACGTGCCGCGCGTCACCACGTTGAACCGCGCCGACTGGCCCTCCGCCACCAGCGTCTCCAACCGGTCGAGCACCGTGCAATCGCGCAGAATGGGCGGCTGTCCAAGCACGACGCGGCGCACCGGCGCGCTGTTGATGAATTCGATGTCGCTGCGCGAGAACACGTACAGCCGGTCGTCGCTGCGCAGCGACACGCTCGGCCGGTCGGCGAGCGCCGTCGCCAGGTTGATCGGCTCGAACACCCGCGCTGCCGTCATCGGATCGCGGCGGATCAGCACCGCCATCGGCAGATAGGTGTCGGGCCGCAGGTCGGCGACATCGCCGAGCAGGTCGTGCACCGTCGGCGCCGCGCCGATTGCCCGCGCGCCGGGGTTGGAGACATAGCCGCGCAGCTGCACCCGGCCGACGGCACCGCCGGCGCTGCCGCCGGTCACCGCAATGCCATCGCCGGCGACGACGGTCGTCGAAAGCGTCGGCACGCGCAGATACTGCTCGCGCCCGTCGATGCCGATGCGGCTTACGGCAATTGCATTGCCACGCGGCCGCAACGCGCCGCCGGCAAAGCCCAGCACCGTCGCCAGCGAGGCGCCGGGGCGGATTTCATAAATGCCCGGCCGGGCAACCGCGCCCGACACCGCCACCGTATCGCCGATGACCGGCACGATCACCCGGTCGCCATCGCGCAGCCGCACGGACGGCGGGCTGCCTATGCCGAGCAGCCCGTAAAGATCGACGCTGATGCTGCTGCCGCCCCGTACGATGCGGACGTTGCGCAGCGACCCCGATCGCCGCACACCGCCGGCCTGCGCCAGCGCCGCGCTGACATCGGCGAGCGCGGTCAGGTTGTACTGGCCGGGCCGGTCGACTTCACCGCCGACGAACACGGTGACGGCGCGCACCGACCCGAGCGACACGAACACATCCGTGCCCAGCAAAGTGCGCCGCACGGCCGCCTGCAGGTCGCGCTTGACCGCGGCGATCGATCGGCCCGCGGCCGGCACCGGCGGCAACTGCCCGACGATCAGCCGGCCGTCGCGGCCGACACGCGCCGTCTGGCTGTCGTTGGTCGCGCCCTGCAGCTGGACGACGACATCGTCGCCGACGCCGATGATGTAATCGTCACTCACGGCGCCAGTCAGTGGCCCCGGCGACCCGGTCGCGTTGGCGAACAGGTCATAGCCGAACTGGCGCAGGGTCGGATCGCCCAGGCGATCGTGAAATTCGCGCTCCACCGGCGATGGCGTGTAGTAGCGCGTCAGGTTGGCACGGGCGCGGGCCCGGCGCAGTTCCTGCTCTTCGCGCGTATCGATCGGCGATGTCGGCAGCGACGGCGCCGCGGTGCGATAGTCCGATGCTTCGCGCGACCGGTCGACACTGGCATTGGCCGAGCTGTTGCCGCCGAGCTGGCCCTGGACACGCGACAGCACGCTGGGGTCGATTGTCTGTGCGGCGCCGGGGGTGGCAAGAAGCGCGGCGATCGGCAATGCCTGCGCCACAACGGACACCGCCGTCAGCAACGCCGTGCCGCGCCGAACCTTCGTCACCATCAAACCGCCTTCGAAAACCACTAGCGGCGTTTAGGTCGACGCCCGAATATCGTCAACGCCGCGCCGGCCCTGCCCTGTCGAACTGCCCCGTCGAACGGCCCTGTCAAAGAGCCAGCCGGCCGTTGACATGGTCCGAATAATCCCGCGCCAGCTGCTGCGTCATCGCACCAACCTCGAACCGCCAGGGCCCGATTTCGGCCAGCGGCGTCACTTCGGCGGCGCTGCCGGTCAGGAACGCCTGTTCGAAACTCTCCAGCTCCTCGGGCCAGATGACGCGTTCGATGATCTCGATATTGCGCCGCCGCGCCAGCTTCATCACCGTCCGCCGGGTGATGCCGTCGAGGAAACAGTCGGGCGTCGGCGTGTGCAGCACACCATCCTTCATGAAGAACACGTTCGCGCCGGTCGCTTCCGCCACCTGGCCGCGCCAATCGAGCATCAGCGCATCATTATAGCCGGCATCCTCGGCGGCGTGCTTCGACATGGTGCAGATCATGTACAGCCCGGCCGCCTTCGACTTGGTCGGCGCCGTATAGGGTGCCGGCCGGCGCCACGGTGCAATGTTGAGCCGCAACCCCTTGGCGAGCGCCTCCGCGCCGAAATAGGCCCCCCATTCCCAGCACGCGATCGCCATGTGCGGCTTGGTGCGCTGCGCCGAAACACCCATCTGTTCCGACCCGCGCCAGGCGATCGGGCGCACATAGGCGTTGGTCAGGCCGTTGGCAGCGACCGTTTCATTGATCGCGGCGTCGATCTCGTCGCGGCTCCATGGCAGGGTGAAACCCAGGATCTTGGCGGAATCGATCAGGCGCTGGCTGTGTTCGGACAGCGCGAAGACATTGCCGCCATAGCAGCGCACGCCTTCGAACACGGCGCTGGCATAATGCATGGCGTGGGTCAGGACATGGACATTGGCGTCGCGCCACGGCCGCAGCGCGCCGTCGAACCAGATGAAGCCATCCCGGTCGTCAAACGTCGCATCGGTCATTTCGGTCGGTCCTTGCAGCAATTATATTCCGGATGGCGCGTCGCCATCGCCAGCTTCTTGCCTCGCGCTAGGGAAATGTGCAAGATATGTCAACATGACTGTCCCAAATCGCGCCTCCGATCGCCTGATCGCGCCGCTGCCGATGGCGCCGGCCTCGCCGCTCTACCTGCGCGAAGATGAAATCCGCCGCGGTATCGAGCTTCTCTATTTCGGCTATCAGGCGATGGTGCGCGGCGCCGACACCATCCTGGCGGCCGAAGGCTTCGGGCGTGCCCATCACCGGGCGCTGTATTTCATTGCGCGCAGCCCGGGGCTTGCCGTCGGCGACCTGCTGCGGCTGCTTGCCATCACCAAACAGTCGCTGGGCCGCGTTCTCAACGAGTTGCAGGCAAGGGGGCTGGTCGAACTGACGGTCGGCACCCAGGACCGCCGGCAGCGGTTGCTGCGGCTGACCGCTGCCGGCGCCGAGCTGGAGGCGGCGCTGTTCGCCGAACTGGAGCAGGGCATGGCGCGCGCCTATGGCGAGGCCGGACAAACCGCCGTCACCGGCTTCTGGTCGGTGCTGATCGGCCTGATCGCGCCCGAAGACCGGGCCCTGGTGGAAAGCCTGCGCAAACCTTGACGCCATGAAAAAGGGAGCCGGCCTTCCGGCCGGCTCCCCATCTCGCAACGCAATCGTCTCAGGCGGAGACGGCGGCGCCGCGGGCCTTGCGGCCGCGCATCTGCAGGCCGACCATGCCGAAGCCGACGATCATCATGCCCCACATCGCCGGTTCCGGCACGGCGCCGGGAACGGTGACGGCGTTGGTGCCGATGGTGGCGACCAGCGAACCGCGCGTCGGGCCGGCGTTGCGCATGGCTTCCGAGGTGAAGTCATCGAAACGCGTGCCGAGCTGGGTCGAGAAGATCTCGAAATTGCCGAGATCCCGCTCCGACGTCGGGCCATCGAAGTTGAACGTCGGGCCGCTGTAGATGAAGCTGACGTTCAGCATCGAAGCGCTGTCGTTCGGGATGGTGTTGCCGGGCGTCAGGCCGAGCAGCTGCGTCGTGCCGCTGAAGCCGGTGCCGAGGTTGCCGAAGCCGACGAAGCCGCCGACGTCATAAAGGGTGAAGTAGCTGCCGGTTTCCAGAGCCTGGTCAGAGGCCAGAAGGGCGTTGTAGGTGTAACGATAGGTGCCGTTGCCGACATCGACCGGGCCGCCGACGAGCGTCGGCGTGATGCTGGCGTGCGCCGTCGTCGCTGCCAAAAGTGCTGCAATGCTAACCAGTACGCGCTTCATGTGATCTCCGATTGTTGCGAATGTCCCCCGCATTCATATCTATGCAAGCAATATGCCAGCTTGGTTACGTATCGGTAATGGTCGATGCAAACCTATGAAAGTATGGTGAAATTATCCTTTCCTTCATGGTCGTAAAGATCGTTACGGGTTAGGACAGTGTAAACCCTGCCGACAATCGTCCCACATCCGTAACATATTGGGAAAATTGCAAATTTCACAGGCGGGTCTGCCAACGCGACCCCGTGGCGCCATTACCGCCGACCGATCAGCCCTTGAAACGGACCTCGATCAGGTCAAGCTCGCGGATCAGCTTGTGTCCGGCGGCGCTGCCGATCCGGCGTTCGCGCAGGTGCTCGGCGATCACCCCGCGCTCGGCGGCAACGGCGGCCAGCAGCAGCTCGCGCTCGATGCGCTCCTGCTGGGCGGCGTCGCGGCCGGCCTGGCCCTGCCGGCTGCGGCTTTCGATCCGCTGGCGGTAAATGCCCATGATCCGCGCGCCGGCCGCCGCGAAGATGTCGGCGTCGCTCCGCCCTTCGGCCAGCCGGTGCTGGGTGCTTTCGATGGCGCGGATCGCCGCTTCCGCCGCCAGCACCCGGGCCCGGTCCTCCTCGGCCTGTTTCGACGGCTCGGCGGGCATCGTCAGCCCGCGCAGCAGCAGTGGCAGCACCACGCTGGCCAGCACCAGCGACACGATGATGACGCCCGTTGCCAGGAAGATCGCCAGGTCGCGCGCCGGAAAGGCGGCGCCATCGGCCATGGCCAGCGGCAGCGTCAGCACGCCGGCGAGCGTGATCGCGCCGCGCACCCCGGCCGCCGACATCGCCGCGAACAGCCGCCAGTCCGGGCTGTGCGGCACGTCCGCCGTGCCGTCACGC is a window from the Polymorphobacter fuscus genome containing:
- a CDS encoding transposase, which gives rise to MGQITVFSGPELRRRCNGEQRLQILTEAFAPQACPTEVARRHEISTGQLYTWRNKLAVEAAPG
- a CDS encoding restriction endonuclease subunit S; its protein translation is MIDALLERLGALSGLPGAGLYLRRLALELAVSGALTPDRPSYDDVSTVRLDEVTEILTGTSVNAAEKELRYAGLSEGLPYIATKDVALNTGVIDYENGVRIPVGEPGFKVAPAGSVLICAEGGSAGKKVGLVDRPVCFGNKLYAVFPGPLLSPMYLSYIARSRAFYEQFQSHMSGIIGGVSLKRFKEIMIHVPSLKDQLTAVEALGTLEKKLDDVENCGQRERQARKSAVEAAIASLVQADDSDEVERAWAHLTDRFGLWFDDTDSLKRFRAAIIDMAIKGSLVPDDGNPALETTLSAVICFGPKNGFSPKPVLGPTDTKTMSLSAITKGVFDASAFKYVQDRPAIESDLWVRPNDILLQRANTIEYVGVSAVYTGEHGDFIYPDLIMRITPNPDVDSHFLHLALSCTRARTHMRERASGTSGTMPKINQATVRSIPVRLPSLLQQRRVVAAVSDIMALCANVEQKMEERTRDGLALLAAWASNGGPGDYPGGTDSARWTGEESSAIDGLIEPRGETTPSSVEGSTSRRPLDLSLKHDDDRIFEAVLVSAVVGAFFDRSAEPVGNFRLQKAVYFARRRIGDSRVSSDYLRMAAGPYNPKMRYSGGIAVAKSQGWIREARGRFGFGHIKGVNADYARADRKLQAIAIWVRDTFALRKNEEWERLATVDYAVCALGHEAQPVTPKRVLAYISDLEVWRHKVAKLGLTEFSVQSAMLELSQLFPIDEKASVRVDG
- a CDS encoding SIR2 family NAD-dependent protein deacylase — translated: MLTGKWCADDDHAAYDHRKMFNAWLDSDDDEANDLLKALGIGKVVAPSKALFAGDRVAYGEELERFQTRRLEFALGYGRLDDHWFGKNRAHFNALLEPLKVQHVVPFVGAGISCAASLPTWTAHILHQAKSAGFDVTVVLSRLKRGEYEVIIDEIIASRGRGLFLQEMRDAFDHDVTDFSLASMVVQLTKSVIVTTNYDRVLEQALRSLGEHFPEIVTATEDNARIIRAQSNGQRALLKIHGDIRSPASYILSGAQYDDCYGAGVPDMKLALPRKLRHVFEHGSLLFLGCRLVEDRTISVFENLVMEAGLANVPRHFAVLEAPASDADLVARNSRLAGLSIDAIWYPEGAHEYVRLILAELLEQLRSPA
- a CDS encoding PEPxxWA-CTERM sorting domain-containing protein; protein product: MKRVLVSIAALLAATTAHASITPTLVGGPVDVGNGTYRYTYNALLASDQALETGSYFTLYDVGGFVGFGNLGTGFSGTTQLLGLTPGNTIPNDSASMLNVSFIYSGPTFNFDGPTSERDLGNFEIFSTQLGTRFDDFTSEAMRNAGPTRGSLVATIGTNAVTVPGAVPEPAMWGMMIVGFGMVGLQMRGRKARGAAVSA
- a CDS encoding MarR family winged helix-turn-helix transcriptional regulator, translating into MTVPNRASDRLIAPLPMAPASPLYLREDEIRRGIELLYFGYQAMVRGADTILAAEGFGRAHHRALYFIARSPGLAVGDLLRLLAITKQSLGRVLNELQARGLVELTVGTQDRRQRLLRLTAAGAELEAALFAELEQGMARAYGEAGQTAVTGFWSVLIGLIAPEDRALVESLRKP
- a CDS encoding SLBB domain-containing protein, with the protein product MVTKVRRGTALLTAVSVVAQALPIAALLATPGAAQTIDPSVLSRVQGQLGGNSSANASVDRSREASDYRTAAPSLPTSPIDTREEQELRRARARANLTRYYTPSPVEREFHDRLGDPTLRQFGYDLFANATGSPGPLTGAVSDDYIIGVGDDVVVQLQGATNDSQTARVGRDGRLIVGQLPPVPAAGRSIAAVKRDLQAAVRRTLLGTDVFVSLGSVRAVTVFVGGEVDRPGQYNLTALADVSAALAQAGGVRRSGSLRNVRIVRGGSSISVDLYGLLGIGSPPSVRLRDGDRVIVPVIGDTVAVSGAVARPGIYEIRPGASLATVLGFAGGALRPRGNAIAVSRIGIDGREQYLRVPTLSTTVVAGDGIAVTGGSAGGAVGRVQLRGYVSNPGARAIGAAPTVHDLLGDVADLRPDTYLPMAVLIRRDPMTAARVFEPINLATALADRPSVSLRSDDRLYVFSRSDIEFINSAPVRRVVLGQPPILRDCTVLDRLETLVAEGQSARFNVVTRGTFVVDPATRDRNQDRNPDGTLRQPDGQAQPRLASEQYQPPVTERPVDQARLDAEAAEAEQRRRDTELASNRLAFSRGENFEARQRVRDAREDATCPIVFEEEPDLLPVLIEHAIAVGGAVRRPGAYPVAGTVSASDVAGVAEGLLTNSSGLTLDVNRASAAGGPSTRVPVSADPMAMAAITVSAGDDIRFNAAQAQFEPGGVQLTGEVNRPGLYAIRRGETLSQLIERAGGMSPYAYPYGTVFTRRSVKELQQEGLRRTSRELTTALLAVSSRKETTGDAVIAGQRLIAQLATVESPGRVVVEADPRVLARRPDLDTVLESGDAIVVPKRPSFVLALGDVANPGALQFAADKPLVSYLRETGGLQSTADRRRIFVVLPDGTATPIASGGWSRTGGTVIPPGSTIIIPKDIDPLYKLDLARDITGIVASLLTSVATLAILATR
- a CDS encoding branched-chain amino acid aminotransferase; its protein translation is MTDATFDDRDGFIWFDGALRPWRDANVHVLTHAMHYASAVFEGVRCYGGNVFALSEHSQRLIDSAKILGFTLPWSRDEIDAAINETVAANGLTNAYVRPIAWRGSEQMGVSAQRTKPHMAIACWEWGAYFGAEALAKGLRLNIAPWRRPAPYTAPTKSKAAGLYMICTMSKHAAEDAGYNDALMLDWRGQVAEATGANVFFMKDGVLHTPTPDCFLDGITRRTVMKLARRRNIEIIERVIWPEELESFEQAFLTGSAAEVTPLAEIGPWRFEVGAMTQQLARDYSDHVNGRLAL